A genomic stretch from Telmatocola sphagniphila includes:
- a CDS encoding DUF4058 family protein, with protein MPSPFPGMNPYLEAEKLWPSFQQQLMNCLYQMLLPNLVDRYRSRLTQRDYLTEEPLFTSVLKIEHHEPFMEIRSRNDDRLVTLIDMVSPTNRTAAIGRNQILQQRAQALQTKANVVWIDLVLQGQFPWQGNPTNANQWDYTITAFRANQPDNPEIYGSTLAKRLPRFKIPLAAEDRDTIVDLQMCFTRCFELGNFPGAISYENDPPVPLNSENKLWLDSFLKNEKLRS; from the coding sequence ATGCCCTCACCGTTTCCCGGTATGAATCCCTATTTGGAAGCTGAGAAACTTTGGCCTAGCTTCCAGCAGCAACTCATGAATTGCCTCTACCAGATGCTTCTTCCCAATCTGGTCGATCGTTACAGATCGCGGTTGACCCAGCGCGATTATCTGACTGAAGAGCCCTTGTTCACTTCCGTGCTGAAAATCGAACATCACGAACCGTTCATGGAAATTCGCAGTCGCAACGACGATCGGTTGGTTACGCTCATTGATATGGTCAGCCCGACGAACCGAACCGCGGCGATTGGCAGGAATCAGATCCTTCAGCAACGCGCCCAGGCATTACAAACGAAAGCGAATGTCGTCTGGATCGATCTGGTTCTGCAGGGGCAGTTTCCCTGGCAAGGGAATCCGACGAATGCGAATCAGTGGGATTACACGATAACGGCCTTTCGGGCGAATCAGCCGGATAACCCGGAGATTTATGGTTCAACGCTGGCGAAGCGTCTGCCGCGTTTTAAAATCCCTCTCGCTGCGGAGGATCGCGATACCATTGTCGATCTTCAGATGTGCTTCACCCGCTGCTTCGAATTGGGAAATTTCCCTGGTGCCATTTCCTACGAAAACGACCCGCCTGTCCCTCTGAATTCCGAGAACAAACTCTGGCTGGATAGCTTCCTGAAGAACGAAAAACTCCGATCTTAA
- a CDS encoding (2Fe-2S) ferredoxin domain-containing protein, producing MSEVKQELAKIAKTLCIGSYSRHVLLCAGEKCCSAEVGQEAWEVLKRELKDRQLSLSTAENACFRTKAGCLRVCSNGPILVVYPEGDWYHDMTADKIPEFVERHLVQNQPIEDWIFAKNPLGEEQES from the coding sequence GTGAGTGAAGTTAAACAGGAACTGGCCAAGATCGCGAAAACTCTCTGTATCGGGAGTTATTCCCGTCACGTCCTGTTGTGTGCGGGGGAAAAGTGTTGCTCCGCCGAGGTAGGACAGGAAGCCTGGGAAGTGCTGAAACGGGAATTGAAGGATCGGCAGTTGTCGCTGAGCACGGCCGAGAACGCTTGCTTTCGAACGAAGGCCGGGTGCCTCCGAGTCTGTTCCAACGGTCCCATTCTGGTGGTCTATCCTGAGGGGGATTGGTACCACGACATGACGGCGGATAAAATCCCCGAATTTGTGGAACGGCACCTGGTTCAGAACCAACCGATCGAGGACTGGATTTTTGCTAAAAATCCGCTCGGAGAAGAGCAGGAAAGCTAG